A region from the Pseudonocardia petroleophila genome encodes:
- a CDS encoding CaiB/BaiF CoA transferase family protein, which yields MTVPAGALQGVRVLDFSRFLQGPYATRVLADLGADVLKIERPGGEWDRRLRLADDGFGGFFHGLNRGKRSAAVDIATPEGREVILRLAADCDVVLENYRPGVMERLGLSYEDFAAVNPRIIYAGASGYGPHGPRHAEPMYDMVAQAVSGVSDFMRSPEGVPRLATRGMADSAGAMFLAMAVLSALYVRERTGLGQRVDASLVGSCLAMHTAEVTIALHDDRMHRPHGRVTSTSGAFRCRDDRWLVIGATDQKLWVNLTRALDREDLYNDERFHRSRVREANRAVLEPLLEAVFLERDRDDWVERMREANVPVAPVNTFLDLVDDPDVIANGYIVEQQDRKWGRVRTVGHPFHMSRNPAVVGDRTPELGEDTRSALLAAGFGDAEIDGLLEAGIVEAGLVEPSVIVTTGGAV from the coding sequence ATGACGGTTCCCGCCGGCGCACTGCAGGGGGTTCGCGTCCTCGACTTCTCACGCTTCCTGCAGGGCCCCTACGCCACGCGGGTCCTCGCCGACCTCGGCGCCGACGTCCTCAAGATCGAGCGACCCGGAGGGGAGTGGGACCGCAGGCTGCGGCTGGCCGATGACGGCTTCGGCGGGTTCTTCCACGGGCTCAACCGCGGCAAGCGCTCGGCGGCGGTGGACATCGCCACCCCCGAGGGGCGAGAGGTGATCCTGCGCCTGGCCGCAGATTGTGACGTCGTGCTGGAGAACTACAGGCCGGGGGTGATGGAACGTCTGGGGCTGTCCTACGAGGACTTCGCCGCCGTCAACCCGCGCATCATCTACGCGGGCGCGTCCGGGTACGGACCCCACGGGCCGCGGCACGCAGAGCCCATGTACGACATGGTCGCCCAGGCGGTGTCCGGGGTCTCCGACTTCATGCGCAGTCCCGAGGGTGTGCCTCGCCTCGCCACTCGGGGGATGGCCGACTCGGCCGGGGCGATGTTCCTCGCGATGGCCGTGCTCTCGGCGCTGTACGTGCGGGAGCGGACCGGGCTGGGACAGCGGGTGGACGCCTCGCTGGTGGGCTCGTGCCTGGCCATGCACACCGCTGAGGTGACGATCGCACTGCACGACGATCGCATGCACCGTCCGCACGGTCGCGTCACCTCGACATCGGGTGCCTTCCGCTGCCGCGACGACCGTTGGCTGGTCATCGGCGCGACGGACCAGAAGCTGTGGGTCAACCTCACGCGGGCGCTCGATCGGGAAGACCTGTACAACGACGAGCGGTTCCACCGCAGCCGGGTCCGGGAGGCGAACCGGGCAGTGCTCGAGCCCCTCCTCGAGGCCGTGTTCCTCGAGCGCGACCGCGATGACTGGGTCGAGCGGATGCGCGAGGCCAACGTCCCCGTCGCCCCGGTGAACACCTTCCTCGACCTCGTCGACGACCCCGACGTGATCGCCAACGGCTACATCGTCGAGCAGCAGGACAGGAAGTGGGGACGGGTGCGCACCGTGGGACATCCGTTCCACATGAGCCGAAACCCGGCCGTGGTCGGTGATCGGACCCCTGAGCTCGGGGAGGACACGAGATCAGCCCTGCTGGCTGCGGGCTTCGGTGACGCGGAGATCGACGGGCTCCTGGAAGCGGGGATCGTCGAGGCGGGGCTCGTCGAACCGTCCGTGATCGTGACGACGGGAGGCGCGGTATGA
- a CDS encoding enoyl-CoA hydratase/isomerase family protein — translation MTRYGTAESIAAAPLQVRYEVDAGVAYLTLDRPEKHNALSVPMRDRITDLMAEAGADPDVKVIVIRGEGKSFCSGNEINEEWGQKRPHERRRTLTVGYRYGSDMAWGRLGFSQAISRSPKVTVAQVHGYCAAAAYFMIACKCDMVVAAEDARIGALEARFLGPAGAVASVHINRILGMKAARRTGYTALPLSGEEARHLGLVTRTAPADQLARVTREVVDDMTSIPVHRLMYLKARLRAGEGLLDTSVPSITGLLVSHFLQSAPDELDFWRTAREVGVGGALDADKRRKGAADPRAALT, via the coding sequence ATGACCCGGTACGGGACTGCCGAGAGCATCGCTGCGGCGCCGCTGCAGGTGCGGTACGAGGTCGACGCGGGTGTCGCCTACCTGACCCTCGACCGACCCGAGAAGCACAACGCGCTGAGCGTTCCGATGCGTGACCGCATCACCGACCTGATGGCCGAGGCCGGAGCTGACCCGGACGTGAAGGTCATCGTCATCCGCGGTGAGGGCAAGTCGTTCTGCAGCGGGAACGAGATCAACGAGGAGTGGGGCCAAAAGCGTCCGCACGAGCGTCGGCGGACCCTGACCGTCGGATACCGCTACGGCAGCGACATGGCCTGGGGTCGGCTCGGGTTCAGCCAGGCCATCTCGCGTTCGCCCAAGGTGACCGTGGCGCAGGTGCACGGCTACTGCGCCGCAGCGGCGTACTTCATGATCGCCTGCAAGTGCGACATGGTCGTTGCGGCGGAAGACGCACGGATCGGTGCGCTCGAAGCCCGGTTCCTCGGTCCGGCCGGCGCGGTGGCGAGCGTGCACATCAACCGGATCCTCGGTATGAAGGCCGCGCGGCGCACCGGGTACACCGCTCTGCCGCTCTCCGGCGAGGAGGCGCGTCATCTGGGGCTCGTGACCAGGACGGCCCCGGCGGACCAGCTCGCCCGAGTCACCCGTGAGGTCGTCGACGACATGACCTCGATTCCCGTCCACCGCTTGATGTACCTCAAGGCGCGACTGCGTGCGGGGGAGGGGCTCCTCGACACGAGCGTTCCTTCGATCACCGGCCTGCTCGTCTCGCACTTCCTCCAGTCCGCACCCGACGAGCTCGACTTCTGGCGGACGGCACGGGAGGTGGGCGTGGGCGGTGCGCTCGATGCCGACAAACGGCGCAAGGGTGCCGCTGACCCGAGGGCGGCGCTGACGTGA
- a CDS encoding enoyl-CoA hydratase/isomerase family protein encodes MSVVEVTVAEHCAVIEVDDFSPLSRYDAPFARDLGRAVVEACDDDAVKVVLLRARNADFAPEALPAPIAVREVLTTWHRDFAGSDALYQALCFAKKVVVTEVTGDVIGAGAMLVLCSDLTVAADTARIGSPFSSHPEANFALAALTMRLNRAKAWMLRESVLTAAQALEQGLVNRVVPAADLTDAVSELTRSVTGMPLDGVTMSKMLLQSVLDAHGVGRDFDLADQYAIHLWSETGVAR; translated from the coding sequence GTGAGCGTCGTCGAGGTGACCGTGGCGGAGCACTGCGCCGTCATCGAGGTCGATGACTTCAGCCCGCTGAGCCGCTACGACGCCCCGTTCGCACGGGATCTCGGACGCGCCGTGGTGGAGGCCTGCGACGACGATGCGGTCAAGGTCGTGCTGCTGCGGGCACGCAACGCCGACTTCGCACCCGAGGCGCTGCCCGCGCCGATCGCGGTGCGCGAGGTGCTGACGACGTGGCACCGGGACTTCGCCGGATCCGACGCCCTTTACCAGGCGCTCTGCTTCGCCAAGAAGGTCGTGGTCACGGAGGTGACGGGCGATGTCATCGGTGCCGGCGCCATGCTCGTCCTCTGTTCTGATCTCACGGTCGCGGCCGATACGGCGCGCATCGGATCTCCGTTCTCGTCGCACCCCGAGGCGAACTTCGCGCTCGCCGCGCTGACCATGCGCCTCAACCGGGCGAAGGCGTGGATGCTGCGGGAGTCGGTCCTCACCGCCGCCCAGGCCCTGGAACAGGGACTGGTCAACCGCGTCGTGCCCGCAGCCGATCTCACCGACGCGGTCTCCGAGCTCACGCGCTCCGTGACTGGGATGCCGCTGGACGGCGTGACCATGTCGAAGATGCTCCTCCAGTCCGTGCTCGATGCGCACGGAGTGGGCAGGGACTTCGATCTCGCGGACCAGTACGCGATCCACCTGTGGTCCGAGACGGGAGTGGCTCGATGA
- a CDS encoding enoyl-CoA hydratase/isomerase family protein, whose product MERTEHIARLVVDRPEHGNLMTAAMASAIVEHLDTIEQDDDVKVVVISGAGADLSAGWDPNESWDQYVRAPGGAVRKHPSQRARLAALDAWWGPRGLFGRLLRFPRVTVLQATGRCFDAGLYLALCCDLVVASDDARFAFPRWHNVGVDGDLSLLIASVGLKRAKELMFCNAAWSAVVAREYGLVDDVAADPAARVEEYAQMCASIMRDGIVTEKYAVFASLEKMGIGLSFAAATVVGASLSNIHFQPDEYNFLADVRRSGAEAALERSRSELHTVEQP is encoded by the coding sequence GTGGAACGAACCGAGCACATCGCACGCCTCGTGGTCGACCGTCCCGAGCACGGCAACCTGATGACCGCCGCGATGGCCTCGGCGATCGTCGAACACCTCGACACCATCGAGCAGGACGACGACGTCAAGGTCGTCGTCATCTCCGGTGCCGGAGCCGACCTCTCAGCGGGTTGGGACCCGAACGAGTCGTGGGACCAGTACGTCCGTGCCCCCGGAGGAGCGGTGCGCAAGCACCCCAGTCAGAGAGCCCGTCTGGCCGCGCTGGACGCCTGGTGGGGGCCGCGCGGGCTGTTCGGTCGGCTGCTGCGCTTCCCACGCGTGACGGTGCTCCAGGCCACCGGTCGCTGCTTCGACGCCGGGCTCTACCTGGCGCTGTGCTGCGACCTCGTGGTCGCGTCCGACGACGCTCGGTTCGCCTTCCCGCGGTGGCACAACGTCGGTGTCGACGGAGACCTCTCGCTGCTGATCGCCTCGGTCGGACTGAAGCGGGCCAAGGAGCTGATGTTCTGCAACGCCGCGTGGTCAGCGGTGGTAGCACGGGAGTACGGACTCGTCGACGACGTCGCAGCCGACCCCGCGGCACGGGTCGAGGAGTACGCGCAGATGTGCGCGTCCATCATGCGGGACGGCATCGTCACCGAGAAGTACGCCGTCTTCGCCTCGCTGGAGAAGATGGGGATCGGACTCTCGTTCGCCGCCGCCACCGTGGTCGGGGCATCCCTGAGCAACATCCACTTCCAGCCCGACGAGTACAACTTCCTGGCCGACGTCCGACGATCCGGCGCCGAGGCGGCCCTCGAGCGGTCGCGGAGCGAGCTGCACACGGTGGAGCAGCCGTGA
- a CDS encoding MarR family winged helix-turn-helix transcriptional regulator: protein MSAEARSEAPAAVVSHEQLTRLRMTLGRLGRVLRQQTDDGLSYALISLLLTIYRLQPVTPGELALSENVSPPSVTRSLSRLLDLGMVVREQDPADGRASLVSLTAAGLAERENLLRTREVWLSEHLRRLSHDEIEALLTALPALERLCDPELETDR from the coding sequence ATGAGCGCCGAGGCGCGGTCGGAGGCTCCTGCTGCCGTGGTGTCGCACGAGCAGCTCACACGGCTGCGCATGACCTTGGGGCGACTCGGTCGTGTGCTGCGCCAGCAGACCGATGACGGCTTGAGCTACGCCCTCATCTCCCTGCTGCTCACGATCTACCGGTTGCAACCGGTCACGCCGGGCGAACTTGCGCTCAGCGAGAACGTGAGCCCTCCGTCGGTGACCCGCTCCCTGTCGAGACTGCTGGATCTCGGGATGGTCGTGCGCGAGCAGGACCCGGCCGACGGCCGAGCCTCGCTGGTCTCGCTGACCGCGGCCGGCCTGGCCGAGCGCGAGAACCTGCTCCGCACCCGGGAGGTCTGGTTGTCCGAGCACCTGCGTCGGCTCTCGCACGACGAGATCGAGGCGCTGCTGACAGCACTGCCCGCGCTCGAACGACTCTGTGATCCGGAGCTCGAGACCGACAGGTGA